In Mercurialis annua linkage group LG5, ddMerAnnu1.2, whole genome shotgun sequence, a single genomic region encodes these proteins:
- the LOC126680981 gene encoding nuclear poly(A) polymerase 4-like isoform X1: MVSSEGASSSPPVKQYGVRKPISTAGPTEADIQRTRDLEKFLGDAGLYESKDEALKREEVLGRIGQIVKDWVRQLTRLRGYTDQMVEDANAVIFTFGSYRLGVHGPGADIDTLCVGPSYVNREEDFFFLLHNILAEMEEVTELQPVPDAHVPVMRFKFDGISIDLLYASISLLVVPDDLDISNVSVLYDVDEPTARSLNGCRVADQILKLVPNVENFCTTLRCLKFWAKRRGVYSNVTGFLGGVNWALLVARVCQLYPNAIPSMLVSRFFRVYTQWRWPNPVMLCPIEEDEVGLSVWDPRKNPRDRTHHMPIITPAYPCMNSSYNVSTSTLRVMMEQFQYGNKTCEEIELNKIQWSTLFEPYMFFESYKNYLQVDIIAADIDDLRSWKGWVESRLRQLTLMIERDTYGKLQCHPYPHEYVDTSKPSAHCAFFMGLQRKQGEMVQEGQQFDIRGTVDEFRNSINMYMFWKPGMEIYVSHVRRKQLPSYVFPNGYKRLRHPRVTMQQQIGKSCTPESGSCDRSHKRKKDSDEVDLKNGTPEKRHFDGSDRDSATPENITNKFGDASPECLVLAEGNGISLLDRKPFCPSDIDGTSTSNSSAVTSISSEDVGNESAAGSSEGNNGCIDGSVEGSNNLLSSQSYIGDADSETTLKIADGGGVLQEQFERVASVGMALNTVEALQKPVTRLSLTSKA; encoded by the exons ATGGTGAGCTCGGAGGGTGCATCCTCCTCCCCGCCGGTGAAACAATACGGCGTAAGGAAACCGATATCAACCGCCGGTCCGACCGAAGCTGATATTCAGAGAACTCGTGATTTGGAGAAG TTTTTGGGTGATGCTGGGCTCTATGAGAGCAAAGATGAAGCTCTTAAGCGAGAGGAGGTTCTCGGTCGCATTGGCCAg ATTGTTAAAGATTGGGTAAGACAGCTCACTCGTTTGAGGGGATACACAGATCAGATGGTGGAGGATGCTAATGCTGTGATATTTACTTTCGGCTCTTATCGCCTTGGG GTGCATGGTCCTGGGGCTGACATTGACACATTGTGTGTTGGGCCATCTTATGTAAATAGAGAG GaagattttttctttttactacACAACATTTTGGCAGAAATGGAAGAAGTTACAGAGTTACAACCAGTTCCAGATGCTCATGTTCCTGTAATGAGATTCAAGTTCGATGGAATATCAATTGATCTTCTGTATGCAAGCATCTCCCTTTTGGTGGTTCCAGAT GACTTGGACATCTCAAATGTTTCTGTTCTGTATGATGTTGATGAGCCTACTGCCCGGAGTCTCAACGGCTGCAGGGTGGCTGATCAAATTCTTAAGCTTGTCCCTAACGTTGAG AATTTTTGCACTACGCTTCGGTGCTTAAAATTTTGGGCTAAAAGACGTGGAGTTTATTCCAAT GTCACTGGATTTCTTGGTGGCGTTAACTGGGCTCTTCTTGTTGCTCGAGTGTGCCAACTTTACCCAAATGCTATTCCCAGTATGCTTGTTTCTAGATTTTTCAGGGTGTATACACAGTGGCGCTGGCCAAACCCTGTGATGCTGTGTcccattgaagaagatgaagtcGGATTATCTGTTTGGGATCCTCGTAAGAACCCTCGTGATCGCACTCATCATATGCCAATCATAACACCTGCTTACCCATGCATGAATTCTAGCTACAATGTCTCAACAAGTACACTGCGAGTCATGATGGAGCAGTTCCAGTACGGTAACAAGACATGTGAG gAGATAGAACTGAATAAAATCCAATGGAGTACTTTGTTTGAGCCATATATGTTCTTCGAAAGCTACAAAAATTACCTGCAGGTTGACATAATTGCTGCTGATATAGATGATTTGCGTTCTTGGAAAGGCTGGGTGGAATCCCGTTTAAGGCAGTTGACTCTTATG ATTGAGCGTGACACATATGGGAAGTTGCAATGTCATCCCTACCCTCATGAGTATGTTGATACCTCCAAACCAAGTGCACATTGTGCCTTTTTTATGGGCTTGCAGAGGAAACAGGGGGAGATGGTACAAGAAGGTCAGCAGTTTGATATTCGAGGGACAGTTGATGAATTCAGGAATTCAATAAACATGTACATGTTTTGGAAACCAGGAATGGAAATATATGTCTCTCATGTTCGAAGGAAGCAACTTCCTTCTTACGTTTttccaaatggttacaaacggCTTCGGCATCCTAGGGTTACAATGCAGCAGCAAATTGGCAAATCATGCACTCCAGAGAGCGGTTCTTGTGATAGAAGtcataaaaggaaaaaagattCTGACGAGGTTGATTTGAAAAATGGGACGCCAGAAAAACGACATTTTGATGGTTCTGACAGAGACTCAGCGACTCCTGAAAATATCACAAATAAGTTTGGTGATGCATCTCCAGAGTGCTTGGTGTTGGCTGAAGGGAATGGAATATCACTGCTTGATAGGAAGCCGTTTTGTCCTAGTGATATTGATGGAACATCTACATCAAATTCCAGTGCTGTAACTTCAATATCGAGTGAGGATGTAGGAAATGAATCTGCAGCTGGCAGCAGTGAGGGGAACAATGGTTGCATTGATGGGAGTGTTGAAGGAAGTAATAACCTGTTATCTTCTCAAAGTTATATCGGTGATGCAGATTCTGAAACCACTTTAAAGATTGCGGATGGTGGTGGAGTACTGCAGGAACAGTTCGAG
- the LOC126680981 gene encoding nuclear poly(A) polymerase 4-like isoform X2 encodes MVSSEGASSSPPVKQYGVRKPISTAGPTEADIQRTRDLEKFLGDAGLYESKDEALKREEVLGRIGQIVKDWVRQLTRLRGYTDQMVEDANAVIFTFGSYRLGVHGPGADIDTLCVGPSYVNREEDFFFLLHNILAEMEEVTELQPVPDAHVPVMRFKFDGISIDLLYASISLLVVPDDLDISNVSVLYDVDEPTARSLNGCRVADQILKLVPNVENFCTTLRCLKFWAKRRGVYSNVTGFLGGVNWALLVARVCQLYPNAIPSMLVSRFFRVYTQWRWPNPVMLCPIEEDEVGLSVWDPRKNPRDRTHHMPIITPAYPCMNSSYNVSTSTLRVMMEQFQYGNKTCEEIELNKIQWSTLFEPYMFFESYKNYLQVDIIAADIDDLRSWKGWVESRLRQLTLMIERDTYGKLQCHPYPHEYVDTSKPSAHCAFFMGLQRKQGEMVQEGQQFDIRGTVDEFRNSINMYMFWKPGMEIYVSHVRRKQLPSYVFPNGYKRLRHPRVTMQQQIGKSCTPESGSCDRSHKRKKDSDEVDLKNGTPEKRHFDGSDRDSATPENITNKFGDASPECLVLAEGNGISLLDRKPFCPSDIDGTSTSNSSAVTSISSEDVGNESAAGSSEGNNGCIDGSVEGSNNLLSSQSYIGDADSETTLKIADGGGVLQEQFERVASVGMALNTVEALQKPVTRHVL; translated from the exons ATGGTGAGCTCGGAGGGTGCATCCTCCTCCCCGCCGGTGAAACAATACGGCGTAAGGAAACCGATATCAACCGCCGGTCCGACCGAAGCTGATATTCAGAGAACTCGTGATTTGGAGAAG TTTTTGGGTGATGCTGGGCTCTATGAGAGCAAAGATGAAGCTCTTAAGCGAGAGGAGGTTCTCGGTCGCATTGGCCAg ATTGTTAAAGATTGGGTAAGACAGCTCACTCGTTTGAGGGGATACACAGATCAGATGGTGGAGGATGCTAATGCTGTGATATTTACTTTCGGCTCTTATCGCCTTGGG GTGCATGGTCCTGGGGCTGACATTGACACATTGTGTGTTGGGCCATCTTATGTAAATAGAGAG GaagattttttctttttactacACAACATTTTGGCAGAAATGGAAGAAGTTACAGAGTTACAACCAGTTCCAGATGCTCATGTTCCTGTAATGAGATTCAAGTTCGATGGAATATCAATTGATCTTCTGTATGCAAGCATCTCCCTTTTGGTGGTTCCAGAT GACTTGGACATCTCAAATGTTTCTGTTCTGTATGATGTTGATGAGCCTACTGCCCGGAGTCTCAACGGCTGCAGGGTGGCTGATCAAATTCTTAAGCTTGTCCCTAACGTTGAG AATTTTTGCACTACGCTTCGGTGCTTAAAATTTTGGGCTAAAAGACGTGGAGTTTATTCCAAT GTCACTGGATTTCTTGGTGGCGTTAACTGGGCTCTTCTTGTTGCTCGAGTGTGCCAACTTTACCCAAATGCTATTCCCAGTATGCTTGTTTCTAGATTTTTCAGGGTGTATACACAGTGGCGCTGGCCAAACCCTGTGATGCTGTGTcccattgaagaagatgaagtcGGATTATCTGTTTGGGATCCTCGTAAGAACCCTCGTGATCGCACTCATCATATGCCAATCATAACACCTGCTTACCCATGCATGAATTCTAGCTACAATGTCTCAACAAGTACACTGCGAGTCATGATGGAGCAGTTCCAGTACGGTAACAAGACATGTGAG gAGATAGAACTGAATAAAATCCAATGGAGTACTTTGTTTGAGCCATATATGTTCTTCGAAAGCTACAAAAATTACCTGCAGGTTGACATAATTGCTGCTGATATAGATGATTTGCGTTCTTGGAAAGGCTGGGTGGAATCCCGTTTAAGGCAGTTGACTCTTATG ATTGAGCGTGACACATATGGGAAGTTGCAATGTCATCCCTACCCTCATGAGTATGTTGATACCTCCAAACCAAGTGCACATTGTGCCTTTTTTATGGGCTTGCAGAGGAAACAGGGGGAGATGGTACAAGAAGGTCAGCAGTTTGATATTCGAGGGACAGTTGATGAATTCAGGAATTCAATAAACATGTACATGTTTTGGAAACCAGGAATGGAAATATATGTCTCTCATGTTCGAAGGAAGCAACTTCCTTCTTACGTTTttccaaatggttacaaacggCTTCGGCATCCTAGGGTTACAATGCAGCAGCAAATTGGCAAATCATGCACTCCAGAGAGCGGTTCTTGTGATAGAAGtcataaaaggaaaaaagattCTGACGAGGTTGATTTGAAAAATGGGACGCCAGAAAAACGACATTTTGATGGTTCTGACAGAGACTCAGCGACTCCTGAAAATATCACAAATAAGTTTGGTGATGCATCTCCAGAGTGCTTGGTGTTGGCTGAAGGGAATGGAATATCACTGCTTGATAGGAAGCCGTTTTGTCCTAGTGATATTGATGGAACATCTACATCAAATTCCAGTGCTGTAACTTCAATATCGAGTGAGGATGTAGGAAATGAATCTGCAGCTGGCAGCAGTGAGGGGAACAATGGTTGCATTGATGGGAGTGTTGAAGGAAGTAATAACCTGTTATCTTCTCAAAGTTATATCGGTGATGCAGATTCTGAAACCACTTTAAAGATTGCGGATGGTGGTGGAGTACTGCAGGAACAGTTCGAG
- the LOC126680981 gene encoding nuclear poly(A) polymerase 4-like isoform X3, with amino-acid sequence MVSSKNLESWQVHGPGADIDTLCVGPSYVNREEDFFFLLHNILAEMEEVTELQPVPDAHVPVMRFKFDGISIDLLYASISLLVVPDDLDISNVSVLYDVDEPTARSLNGCRVADQILKLVPNVENFCTTLRCLKFWAKRRGVYSNVTGFLGGVNWALLVARVCQLYPNAIPSMLVSRFFRVYTQWRWPNPVMLCPIEEDEVGLSVWDPRKNPRDRTHHMPIITPAYPCMNSSYNVSTSTLRVMMEQFQYGNKTCEEIELNKIQWSTLFEPYMFFESYKNYLQVDIIAADIDDLRSWKGWVESRLRQLTLMIERDTYGKLQCHPYPHEYVDTSKPSAHCAFFMGLQRKQGEMVQEGQQFDIRGTVDEFRNSINMYMFWKPGMEIYVSHVRRKQLPSYVFPNGYKRLRHPRVTMQQQIGKSCTPESGSCDRSHKRKKDSDEVDLKNGTPEKRHFDGSDRDSATPENITNKFGDASPECLVLAEGNGISLLDRKPFCPSDIDGTSTSNSSAVTSISSEDVGNESAAGSSEGNNGCIDGSVEGSNNLLSSQSYIGDADSETTLKIADGGGVLQEQFERVASVGMALNTVEALQKPVTRLSLTSKA; translated from the exons ATGGTCTCTTCTAAAAACCTTGAGAGTTGGCAGGTGCATGGTCCTGGGGCTGACATTGACACATTGTGTGTTGGGCCATCTTATGTAAATAGAGAG GaagattttttctttttactacACAACATTTTGGCAGAAATGGAAGAAGTTACAGAGTTACAACCAGTTCCAGATGCTCATGTTCCTGTAATGAGATTCAAGTTCGATGGAATATCAATTGATCTTCTGTATGCAAGCATCTCCCTTTTGGTGGTTCCAGAT GACTTGGACATCTCAAATGTTTCTGTTCTGTATGATGTTGATGAGCCTACTGCCCGGAGTCTCAACGGCTGCAGGGTGGCTGATCAAATTCTTAAGCTTGTCCCTAACGTTGAG AATTTTTGCACTACGCTTCGGTGCTTAAAATTTTGGGCTAAAAGACGTGGAGTTTATTCCAAT GTCACTGGATTTCTTGGTGGCGTTAACTGGGCTCTTCTTGTTGCTCGAGTGTGCCAACTTTACCCAAATGCTATTCCCAGTATGCTTGTTTCTAGATTTTTCAGGGTGTATACACAGTGGCGCTGGCCAAACCCTGTGATGCTGTGTcccattgaagaagatgaagtcGGATTATCTGTTTGGGATCCTCGTAAGAACCCTCGTGATCGCACTCATCATATGCCAATCATAACACCTGCTTACCCATGCATGAATTCTAGCTACAATGTCTCAACAAGTACACTGCGAGTCATGATGGAGCAGTTCCAGTACGGTAACAAGACATGTGAG gAGATAGAACTGAATAAAATCCAATGGAGTACTTTGTTTGAGCCATATATGTTCTTCGAAAGCTACAAAAATTACCTGCAGGTTGACATAATTGCTGCTGATATAGATGATTTGCGTTCTTGGAAAGGCTGGGTGGAATCCCGTTTAAGGCAGTTGACTCTTATG ATTGAGCGTGACACATATGGGAAGTTGCAATGTCATCCCTACCCTCATGAGTATGTTGATACCTCCAAACCAAGTGCACATTGTGCCTTTTTTATGGGCTTGCAGAGGAAACAGGGGGAGATGGTACAAGAAGGTCAGCAGTTTGATATTCGAGGGACAGTTGATGAATTCAGGAATTCAATAAACATGTACATGTTTTGGAAACCAGGAATGGAAATATATGTCTCTCATGTTCGAAGGAAGCAACTTCCTTCTTACGTTTttccaaatggttacaaacggCTTCGGCATCCTAGGGTTACAATGCAGCAGCAAATTGGCAAATCATGCACTCCAGAGAGCGGTTCTTGTGATAGAAGtcataaaaggaaaaaagattCTGACGAGGTTGATTTGAAAAATGGGACGCCAGAAAAACGACATTTTGATGGTTCTGACAGAGACTCAGCGACTCCTGAAAATATCACAAATAAGTTTGGTGATGCATCTCCAGAGTGCTTGGTGTTGGCTGAAGGGAATGGAATATCACTGCTTGATAGGAAGCCGTTTTGTCCTAGTGATATTGATGGAACATCTACATCAAATTCCAGTGCTGTAACTTCAATATCGAGTGAGGATGTAGGAAATGAATCTGCAGCTGGCAGCAGTGAGGGGAACAATGGTTGCATTGATGGGAGTGTTGAAGGAAGTAATAACCTGTTATCTTCTCAAAGTTATATCGGTGATGCAGATTCTGAAACCACTTTAAAGATTGCGGATGGTGGTGGAGTACTGCAGGAACAGTTCGAG